The DNA window CTGGCCAAGATGCAGGGTCTGGCGACGATGCTGCGGATTCGGGACAGTCTGAACATGGGGCTCATGCCCGCCGAGGACATGCTCGACGGCGTCCTGATCGCCCTGGCCAGTATTGTTCTTGTCTTGCCGGGCTTTTTGACCGACCTGTGCGGGCTGGTTTTGCTGCTGCCCGGTCCCCGCAATATGTTCAAACGCTGGCTCCGCAAAAAATTCGACCAGTGGCGGCAGAGCCCGAACGTGCAGATCAGGTTTTATCGCTGACGCTCAGTCTTCCACGAAAAAATCCGAGTCCACCCGCTTGATGACGTAGGTTTCCACAGGGCTGACGCCAAGATCATGGTCGATCATGAGCTGGACCAG is part of the Deltaproteobacteria bacterium genome and encodes:
- a CDS encoding FxsA family protein, giving the protein MFGKLFLLFAVIPFLEIYTLVSMGRAIGTWPTIAMVLLTAAAGAYLAKMQGLATMLRIRDSLNMGLMPAEDMLDGVLIALASIVLVLPGFLTDLCGLVLLLPGPRNMFKRWLRKKFDQWRQSPNVQIRFYR
- a CDS encoding restriction endonuclease, which translates into the protein LVQLMIDHDLGVSPVETYVIKRVDSDFFVED